In Candidatus Methylomirabilota bacterium, a single genomic region encodes these proteins:
- a CDS encoding NAD-dependent epimerase/dehydratase family protein: protein MKALVTGGGGFLGGAIIRRLLERGHSVRSFSRGTYPELQSLGVELFQGSLDDAKAVEEACRDCEVVFHIAAKAGIWGDYSEYHQTNVRGTETVIAGCRSLGISRLVYASSPSVVFGGHDMEGLDESVPYPQHYKAAYPATKAAGERLILAANDDQLATVSLRPHLIWGPGDNHLVPGIIARGRAGKLRKIGDSPRLVDHTYIDNAAEAHILAADRLSPGSRISGRVFFISQGQPLPLWEFINRILKSAGLPPVTRTISPHLAYTAGWLCEIVYRTLRLGGEPPMTRFLAEELSTRHWFNITAARQELGYQPKISTEEGFKRLEEWLRKEGHNEYQQQRTG from the coding sequence ATGAAGGCCCTGGTGACAGGCGGTGGCGGATTTTTGGGAGGTGCCATTATCAGGCGTCTGCTCGAACGTGGCCACAGCGTTCGTAGCTTTTCCCGAGGAACCTATCCTGAACTTCAATCGCTGGGTGTGGAGCTGTTTCAAGGGAGTCTTGACGACGCAAAGGCAGTAGAAGAGGCCTGCCGTGATTGCGAGGTTGTTTTCCATATTGCGGCCAAGGCGGGCATCTGGGGAGATTACAGCGAATACCATCAGACCAATGTAAGAGGTACAGAGACTGTCATCGCCGGCTGTCGTTCCCTGGGCATCTCACGGCTTGTCTATGCGAGCTCACCGAGTGTGGTGTTCGGCGGGCATGACATGGAGGGATTGGATGAGTCGGTCCCATACCCTCAGCACTACAAGGCAGCTTATCCGGCAACCAAGGCCGCCGGGGAGCGGTTGATTCTCGCCGCTAACGATGATCAGTTGGCCACCGTTTCGCTGCGCCCCCATCTTATCTGGGGACCCGGGGACAACCACCTTGTCCCTGGGATCATTGCCCGTGGGCGCGCGGGCAAACTGCGGAAAATCGGAGACAGCCCGAGATTGGTCGATCATACCTACATTGATAATGCCGCCGAGGCACATATCCTGGCCGCCGATCGATTGTCGCCCGGTTCGCGAATCTCAGGAAGGGTGTTTTTCATTTCACAGGGGCAGCCGCTGCCCCTGTGGGAGTTCATCAACCGCATCCTGAAATCGGCCGGTCTCCCACCCGTGACCCGAACTATCTCTCCTCATCTCGCCTACACCGCCGGCTGGCTGTGCGAGATCGTGTACCGGACACTACGACTCGGGGGAGAGCCTCCTATGACGCGCTTCCTTGCAGAGGAGCTGTCAACCAGACATTGGTTCAACATTACCGCTGCCCGCCAAGAGCTTGGCTACCAGCCCAAGATCAGTACGGAAGAAGGATTTAAGCGGCTCGAGGAATGGCTCAGAAAGGAGGGACACAATGAATATCAACAACAGAGAACCGGGTGA